One window from the genome of Butyrivibrio proteoclasticus B316 encodes:
- the pdxR gene encoding MocR-like pyridoxine biosynthesis transcription factor PdxR — protein MNYNIDKNAQEPAYIQLYRFLVKDIVAGVYEYGTKLPSKRVIAAETGISVITVEHALTLLNDEGYVESRPRSGVVVTYRNEDFLGAREPVKVQISETVTEGPNTSDFPFSVLTKTMRRVMLDYGEKILIKSPNHGCLELRNELCLYLARSRGLLVKPDQVIIGSGAEYLYGLIAQLLGTDRVYALENPSYKKIRDVYEALGVTCDMLSMTGEGISSDELNETRAEILHVTPFNSYPSGVTASISKKLEYIRWAKQRNGVLIEDNYDSELTVSRKAEEPLFSMASDVAVIYLNSFSRTIAPSMRIGYMVLPESMVQEFNDKLGFYSCTVPIFDQYVIAQLLKSGDFERHINRVRRQKRRG, from the coding sequence ATGAATTACAATATTGATAAAAATGCGCAGGAGCCTGCTTATATTCAGCTCTACAGGTTTTTGGTAAAAGATATTGTGGCAGGAGTGTATGAGTACGGAACAAAACTTCCTTCCAAGCGTGTAATTGCAGCTGAAACAGGAATAAGTGTAATAACAGTTGAGCATGCGCTTACTCTTTTAAATGATGAAGGGTACGTAGAGAGCAGGCCTCGAAGCGGAGTGGTTGTGACCTATAGAAACGAGGATTTTCTTGGAGCAAGAGAGCCGGTGAAGGTTCAGATTTCTGAGACTGTAACGGAAGGGCCAAATACAAGTGATTTTCCTTTTTCTGTTCTCACCAAGACCATGAGAAGAGTAATGCTTGATTATGGTGAGAAGATACTGATCAAATCTCCCAACCACGGTTGTCTTGAACTCAGGAATGAATTATGCCTATATCTTGCGAGGAGCAGAGGGCTTTTGGTCAAACCTGATCAGGTTATAATCGGATCAGGAGCAGAGTATTTGTATGGGCTTATAGCGCAGCTTCTAGGTACAGACAGAGTTTATGCACTTGAAAACCCTTCTTATAAGAAAATCAGGGATGTATATGAGGCTTTGGGAGTAACCTGCGATATGCTGTCTATGACAGGTGAAGGGATATCATCAGATGAACTTAACGAGACCAGGGCAGAAATACTTCATGTTACACCCTTTAACAGCTATCCAAGCGGAGTTACTGCCAGCATTTCCAAGAAACTTGAATATATAAGATGGGCCAAGCAAAGGAATGGTGTTCTTATAGAAGATAATTATGATTCGGAGCTTACTGTATCGAGAAAGGCCGAAGAACCGCTTTTTTCCATGGCCTCGGATGTAGCAGTTATATATCTTAACTCTTTTTCCAGGACCATAGCACCGTCAATGCGTATAGGATACATGGTTCTGCCAGAGTCAATGGTGCAGGAGTTCAATGATAAACTGGGCTTTTATTCCTGCACGGTTCCAATATTTGATCAGTATGTGATTGCACAGCTGCTTAAAAGCGGTGACTTTGAAAGACATATAAACAGAGTCAGAAGACAGAAAAGAAGAGGATAA
- a CDS encoding amino acid ABC transporter permease, whose product MTLYERFIAAFITGERWKLYLSGLGITLEVAFFAGILGILIGTLMALMKLSTTEDGRPTILNYIASVYVDVIRGTPSVLQLLIMWFIIMASSNNGILVASLSFGINSGAYVSEIVRAGILAVDKGQMEAGRSLGLSKATTMRYIILPQAIKNIIPPLGNEFITLIKETAIVGYVSLTDLTRVANQIASRTYDAFMPLIGAAVIYFVIIKLLSIFLEKLERRMRRSDNR is encoded by the coding sequence ATGACTTTATATGAACGTTTTATTGCAGCATTCATAACGGGTGAGAGATGGAAGCTATATCTTTCAGGACTGGGAATAACTTTGGAAGTAGCCTTCTTTGCAGGTATTCTTGGTATTTTGATTGGTACCCTGATGGCACTGATGAAGTTGTCAACTACCGAGGATGGAAGGCCTACTATTCTAAACTATATAGCTTCCGTATACGTAGATGTCATTAGAGGAACACCTAGCGTACTACAGCTTCTCATTATGTGGTTTATCATTATGGCTTCATCCAATAATGGTATTCTTGTAGCTTCTTTGTCTTTTGGCATCAATTCAGGAGCTTATGTTTCCGAGATAGTCCGTGCAGGAATCCTGGCTGTCGACAAGGGACAGATGGAAGCCGGCAGAAGTCTTGGATTATCTAAGGCTACAACTATGAGATACATTATTCTTCCACAGGCTATCAAGAATATTATTCCGCCTCTGGGTAACGAGTTTATTACTCTCATTAAGGAGACAGCTATTGTTGGATATGTGAGTCTTACTGACCTTACACGAGTTGCCAATCAGATCGCATCAAGGACTTATGACGCATTCATGCCTCTTATAGGAGCAGCTGTTATTTATTTCGTGATCATCAAACTGCTCTCTATATTCCTTGAAAAGCTGGAAAGGAGGATGCGCAGAAGTGATAACCGTTAA
- a CDS encoding amino acid ABC transporter ATP-binding protein: MITVKNLCKEFKNTDGTTTKVLKGINYEISQGEKIVIVGPSGSGKSTFLRCLNLMERPSSGQIIFDGVDITERKVDINKVRERMGMVFQNFNLFNNLTIMQNITLAPVKLGIMSEAEAKEKAKKLLERVNLLDKADVYPISLSGGQKQRIAIVRSLCMNPEVMLFDEPTSALDPEMVGEVLDVMKQLADDGMTMVVVTHEMGFAREVATKVLFMDEGNILEENTPKEFFENPQSKRLQDFLSKVL, encoded by the coding sequence GTGATAACCGTTAAGAATCTGTGTAAAGAGTTCAAAAATACCGATGGAACTACGACTAAAGTTCTCAAGGGAATAAATTATGAGATCAGTCAGGGTGAAAAAATAGTAATTGTTGGTCCATCGGGTTCTGGGAAAAGTACATTTTTAAGATGCCTTAATTTGATGGAAAGACCATCTTCAGGGCAGATTATATTTGATGGAGTAGATATTACTGAGCGTAAGGTGGATATCAATAAGGTCAGAGAGCGTATGGGAATGGTTTTCCAGAACTTTAACCTGTTTAATAACCTTACTATTATGCAGAACATTACACTGGCACCTGTTAAACTTGGAATAATGAGTGAGGCAGAGGCCAAAGAGAAGGCCAAAAAGCTTCTTGAGAGAGTAAATCTTCTGGACAAGGCTGATGTATATCCGATTTCTTTATCCGGAGGACAGAAGCAGAGAATTGCCATAGTCAGATCTCTTTGTATGAATCCTGAAGTTATGCTGTTTGATGAACCTACATCAGCACTTGATCCTGAAATGGTTGGTGAAGTTCTTGATGTTATGAAGCAGCTTGCAGATGACGGAATGACAATGGTCGTAGTTACCCATGAAATGGGCTTTGCAAGAGAGGTTGCAACTAAGGTTCTGTTTATGGATGAGGGAAATATCCTTGAAGAGAACACACCTAAGGAGTTCTTCGAGAATCCTCAGAGCAAGAGATTACAGGATTTCCTGTCTAAGGTACTGTAA
- a CDS encoding LytR/AlgR family response regulator transcription factor produces the protein MIRIGIVDDDRDSRVRLGQEIAEYASVHGIEYELNEYESALAFLDKSPAGFDMLFLDIDMPGMSGMELAEKIRETDHEVVIIFCTNLQQFAINGYSVGALGFMVKPVQTYAFNLNMERALTAVSRNHSRDNKDSETKFVLRDGTISRLVSVSDIDYIEVRQHYLLYNVKDSTSGARVMIKNRGTMQEAVERLSPYGFWRCSSSFLVNIRSVTAVSRMNVFIGDELLPIGRTFKESFMDAFSRYLAKKGWEDPCQ, from the coding sequence ATGATACGAATAGGTATTGTGGATGATGACAGGGATTCCCGCGTAAGATTAGGGCAGGAAATAGCTGAATATGCATCTGTACATGGAATTGAATATGAGCTGAATGAGTATGAGAGTGCGCTTGCATTTTTAGACAAGAGCCCTGCCGGGTTTGATATGCTCTTTTTGGATATCGATATGCCGGGAATGTCAGGTATGGAACTGGCCGAGAAGATACGTGAGACTGACCATGAAGTAGTTATTATTTTCTGTACTAATCTGCAGCAGTTTGCGATAAATGGCTATAGTGTAGGAGCGCTTGGTTTTATGGTCAAACCTGTCCAGACGTATGCTTTTAATCTCAACATGGAGAGAGCGCTTACTGCTGTCAGTAGGAATCATAGCCGTGATAATAAGGATTCTGAAACTAAATTTGTGTTAAGGGACGGAACGATCTCACGACTGGTAAGTGTGTCAGATATAGATTATATCGAGGTCAGACAACATTATCTTTTATATAATGTCAAAGATAGTACGTCAGGAGCAAGAGTTATGATCAAGAACAGGGGAACAATGCAGGAGGCGGTAGAGAGATTGTCACCTTATGGCTTTTGGCGCTGTTCATCCAGCTTTTTGGTTAACATTAGAAGTGTCACAGCTGTGAGCCGAATGAATGTCTTCATAGGTGATGAACTTTTACCTATAGGGCGTACATTTAAGGAATCCTTTATGGATGCCTTCTCCAGATATCTTGCTAAGAAGGGATGGGAAGATCCATGTCAGTAA
- a CDS encoding basic amino acid ABC transporter substrate-binding protein: MKKKIISVVLASLLTVASLAGCGSAAKADTNNTNGTLVVGTNAAFPPFEYVGDDGEPDGFDMALIKAVGEKIGMDVQIQDMEFDSLVSSIGSKIDVAIAGMTVTEERQKTVDFSESYYEAVQAVIVPKDSAIANADDLKNLTIGVQLGTTGEFIADEIEGVNVSAYNKAVDAVNDLINGRLDCVIVDKNPAEVFGTQYSDKVNVLPGTDFDFEPEFYAIALPKGNTELANKINTAIQELKADGTYDNLVKEYIEE; encoded by the coding sequence ATGAAAAAGAAAATTATATCTGTTGTACTTGCATCTCTTTTAACTGTTGCATCACTTGCAGGCTGCGGAAGCGCTGCAAAAGCTGATACTAATAACACAAACGGAACACTTGTAGTTGGAACAAACGCTGCATTTCCACCTTTTGAATATGTAGGTGATGATGGAGAACCTGATGGATTCGATATGGCGCTCATCAAGGCAGTTGGCGAGAAGATTGGCATGGATGTTCAGATCCAGGATATGGAATTTGATTCTCTTGTTTCTTCTATTGGTAGTAAGATCGATGTTGCTATTGCCGGAATGACTGTTACAGAAGAGAGACAGAAGACAGTAGATTTTTCTGAATCTTATTATGAAGCTGTTCAGGCTGTTATTGTTCCTAAGGATTCAGCTATTGCCAATGCAGATGATCTTAAGAATCTTACAATTGGTGTACAGCTTGGAACAACAGGTGAATTTATTGCAGATGAAATTGAAGGTGTTAACGTTTCGGCGTACAATAAAGCTGTAGATGCTGTTAATGATCTTATCAACGGACGACTCGACTGCGTGATCGTAGACAAGAATCCTGCAGAGGTATTTGGAACACAGTATTCTGATAAGGTTAATGTACTGCCTGGTACAGACTTTGATTTTGAGCCTGAGTTCTATGCTATCGCACTTCCTAAGGGAAATACAGAGCTTGCTAACAAGATCAATACAGCAATTCAGGAACTGAAGGCTGATGGTACTTATGATAATCTCGTAAAAGAGTATATTGAGGAGTAA
- a CDS encoding radical SAM/SPASM domain-containing protein gives MNTRNYKKSHLDIQYQVHKQLFEQPILHQLFFEFTLRCNEHCWHCGSRCGDVKTMEMTASEWKQILDQVKEDFSDHLPQINVTGGEPLLYPGFEEVMSYAHELGFKWGMTSNAILITPEVARMLARCGMNTISVSIDGLEETHDSLRGLPGAYKRAMEGIQNLIDIGSFDAIMVTTVVNHETLGELGELFQVMNGLDIDHWRILGVEPIGRALQYPERAMTIADQRALFDFIRGKRADNMPVSYGCSHYLGLDYEREVRDWYFTCMAGTTVASITCTGDVTGCLDIERTPSVVQGNIHERRFSDIWRNEFKVFRRDKAADNDTCRDCQDRNYCMGGACHTWDFENHTQRVCLAELWR, from the coding sequence ATGAACACCAGAAACTATAAAAAATCTCATTTAGATATTCAATATCAAGTACATAAACAGCTCTTTGAACAGCCGATCCTGCATCAGCTGTTCTTTGAGTTTACGCTTCGTTGCAATGAACATTGCTGGCACTGCGGATCCCGCTGCGGTGATGTTAAGACCATGGAAATGACCGCTTCCGAGTGGAAACAAATCCTTGATCAGGTCAAAGAGGATTTTAGCGATCATCTTCCACAAATAAATGTCACTGGCGGAGAACCTCTTTTGTATCCCGGTTTTGAAGAAGTTATGAGTTATGCTCATGAGCTTGGCTTTAAATGGGGAATGACTTCCAATGCCATTCTGATCACCCCTGAAGTGGCCAGGATGCTTGCAAGATGCGGTATGAATACTATTTCAGTCAGTATAGACGGCCTGGAAGAAACCCATGACAGCCTTCGCGGACTTCCGGGAGCCTACAAACGTGCAATGGAAGGCATTCAGAACCTGATAGACATTGGCTCTTTTGACGCCATAATGGTTACAACTGTAGTTAACCACGAAACCCTCGGCGAACTAGGCGAATTGTTCCAGGTCATGAACGGCCTTGATATCGACCACTGGCGAATTCTTGGAGTTGAGCCTATCGGAAGAGCTCTTCAATATCCTGAGCGCGCAATGACTATAGCGGATCAGAGGGCTCTATTTGATTTCATACGTGGTAAAAGAGCTGACAATATGCCTGTCAGCTACGGATGCAGTCACTATCTTGGCCTTGATTATGAACGTGAAGTCAGAGACTGGTACTTTACCTGTATGGCCGGCACAACAGTTGCCAGTATTACCTGTACCGGGGATGTAACTGGCTGCCTTGATATTGAACGAACTCCGAGCGTAGTTCAGGGAAACATTCATGAGCGCAGGTTTTCTGATATATGGCGGAACGAATTCAAAGTCTTCAGACGAGATAAAGCCGCTGATAATGATACCTGCAGAGATTGTCAGGACCGCAATTATTGCATGGGTGGTGCCTGCCATACCTGGGATTTTGAGAACCATACTCAGCGAGTTTGTCTGGCCGAGCTATGGCGCTAA
- a CDS encoding DUF3048 domain-containing protein: protein MKIRRVLGLVTGMISAMMLSTNVYAATNELTGLEIGDELAMQRPVAIMVDNEKKALAHYGTAEADIVYEMMNSTANGRVTRLMCLYKDWANLQQTGSIRSTRTTNVVLTGEYNAVLIHDGGPFYIKSYLKQPYATHLSGGFTRVKNGKPTEFTEYVFGQELAGRFAKSGISTSYTMAPERATHFLFTPADTDLAGDAVVNIVDLSGIFVHNKSKLLFNPGSRTYDYYEYDAQHFDAEDAQPLTFKNVILQNTSFKQLDKNGYLTYNVVGSGSGYYLTNGKAVPINWSKGSETGITHYYDAAGNEIAVNRGKTYIGLVPSDTWDKLIFG from the coding sequence ATGAAAATTAGAAGAGTTTTGGGGTTAGTCACAGGTATGATCAGCGCTATGATGCTGTCTACCAATGTTTATGCAGCTACAAATGAGCTGACAGGGCTTGAAATCGGTGATGAGCTCGCAATGCAGAGGCCTGTAGCCATAATGGTTGATAATGAAAAGAAGGCTCTAGCACACTATGGTACTGCTGAAGCAGATATTGTTTATGAGATGATGAACAGCACTGCAAATGGTAGAGTTACAAGACTTATGTGTTTATACAAGGATTGGGCGAATTTGCAGCAGACAGGAAGCATCAGAAGTACACGTACAACTAATGTGGTGCTTACTGGAGAATATAATGCTGTTTTGATCCATGATGGAGGACCTTTTTATATAAAGAGTTATCTCAAACAGCCTTATGCTACGCATTTAAGCGGTGGTTTTACCAGGGTTAAGAATGGAAAGCCTACTGAGTTTACTGAATATGTATTTGGGCAGGAGCTTGCCGGAAGATTTGCCAAAAGCGGAATTTCTACGTCATATACAATGGCACCTGAGAGAGCAACGCATTTTCTTTTTACTCCGGCAGATACAGATCTTGCGGGAGATGCAGTTGTAAATATAGTAGATTTGAGCGGAATCTTTGTTCACAATAAGAGTAAGCTTTTGTTCAATCCGGGATCAAGGACCTATGACTACTATGAATACGATGCTCAGCATTTTGATGCAGAGGATGCACAGCCACTGACATTTAAGAATGTAATACTTCAGAATACATCCTTCAAACAGCTTGATAAGAATGGTTATCTGACCTATAACGTGGTTGGAAGCGGAAGCGGATACTACCTGACTAATGGTAAGGCAGTTCCTATTAACTGGTCTAAAGGGAGCGAGACGGGAATTACTCATTACTATGACGCTGCAGGCAATGAAATTGCCGTTAACAGAGGAAAAACATACATTGGACTTGTACCATCAGATACATGGGATAAGTTGATTTTTGGATAA
- a CDS encoding biotin transporter BioY, with protein sequence MDNVKSQRLQNGTKTLDIVYCAIGVALIAVCSWITVPMTVPFTLQTLAVFAVLLLLGGERGTIATLVYVLMGAIGIPVFAGFSGGLGILLGSTGGYIIGFIFIGLIYMVMTKVFGKKLHIEIIALVLGLIVCYAFGTGWFMYVYMKSSGPVGLLTVLSWCVFPFIIPDLAKMAVAVIISRRVRPYIK encoded by the coding sequence ATGGATAACGTTAAATCACAGAGATTACAGAACGGAACAAAAACACTTGATATTGTTTATTGCGCGATTGGAGTGGCGCTTATAGCTGTGTGTTCATGGATTACTGTTCCTATGACAGTACCTTTTACACTTCAGACATTAGCAGTATTTGCGGTGCTTCTTTTACTCGGAGGAGAGAGAGGAACAATAGCAACACTTGTATATGTACTTATGGGAGCTATAGGAATTCCTGTTTTTGCAGGTTTCTCAGGAGGACTTGGAATTCTTCTTGGCAGCACAGGCGGATATATTATCGGTTTCATATTTATCGGCCTTATCTACATGGTAATGACCAAGGTGTTTGGCAAAAAGCTTCATATTGAGATTATTGCACTTGTTCTTGGACTTATCGTTTGCTATGCATTCGGAACCGGCTGGTTTATGTATGTTTACATGAAGAGTTCAGGACCTGTTGGACTTCTCACAGTTTTATCCTGGTGTGTATTTCCTTTTATCATTCCTGATCTTGCCAAGATGGCAGTTGCGGTTATTATTTCAAGAAGAGTAAGACCGTACATCAAATAA
- a CDS encoding biotin--[acetyl-CoA-carboxylase] ligase, whose protein sequence is MMLTQGVRTIDKVLAMLENSRGDFVSGAEMASGLGISRNAIWKAIKELKVQGYSIESVTNKGYRLSKDNDIISAEGIKSFINPDSICASSKLLIYDSIDSTNDKAKELAFRGADHGTCIVATKQDGGRGRRDHLFFSPEGGIYMSVILMPDKIPFSRNVLITQYIGISVCETIKELTGICPYIQGINDLYVNDRKICGILIESGSEFDSDTLQWIVVGIGINFDPDIKEFPVELQDIVTSLFKPGEGTISKNELIAGVLEKVCQIEKADESSVQNRLSTYRR, encoded by the coding sequence ATGATGCTGACACAAGGCGTAAGAACAATAGATAAGGTGCTTGCTATGCTAGAAAATAGCAGGGGAGATTTTGTCTCCGGAGCAGAAATGGCAAGCGGGCTTGGAATATCCAGAAATGCTATATGGAAGGCGATAAAAGAGCTGAAAGTTCAGGGATATAGTATTGAGAGCGTGACAAACAAGGGATATAGGCTCTCGAAAGATAATGACATTATTTCCGCGGAAGGCATTAAGTCGTTTATAAATCCCGATTCGATATGTGCATCTTCTAAGCTCCTTATTTATGACAGCATAGATTCTACTAATGATAAAGCCAAGGAACTGGCCTTTAGAGGGGCAGATCACGGTACATGTATTGTAGCAACCAAACAGGATGGGGGACGGGGAAGAAGAGATCACCTTTTCTTTTCACCCGAGGGAGGCATATATATGAGCGTGATACTTATGCCGGATAAAATTCCCTTTAGCAGAAATGTTCTTATTACGCAGTATATAGGTATTTCGGTTTGTGAGACTATTAAGGAGCTGACCGGGATATGCCCATATATTCAGGGAATCAATGATTTGTATGTAAATGACAGGAAGATATGCGGAATTCTCATTGAATCCGGAAGCGAGTTCGATAGTGACACGCTTCAGTGGATCGTAGTTGGAATAGGTATAAATTTTGATCCTGACATCAAAGAGTTTCCTGTGGAGCTTCAGGATATAGTGACAAGCCTATTTAAGCCGGGCGAGGGTACAATATCCAAGAATGAGTTAATTGCCGGGGTTCTCGAAAAGGTCTGTCAGATAGAAAAAGCTGATGAAAGTAGCGTCCAAAACAGATTGTCAACCTATAGAAGATAA
- a CDS encoding putative ABC transporter permease — MIIAQYFIEFIFYSFLGWIWESIYCTVKEKKWADRGFLFGPICPIYGSCVVVTSIVFSLIPALSDPSFPIWGTFIICYLGSAVAEFGTSWVLEKRFHARWWDYSHMPLNIQGRICVPISCAFGIAGVLIVKYLIPFVTDTRSFFNPYVTIFFSLILAMIFGADFALTEASLSALLKNVEEIHQEFNERAQGNYEKIAYYSARLSLNQKRILGNMKKYIPEKRLSIELAESKRKLIEHMKSRL; from the coding sequence ATGATAATTGCTCAATATTTTATAGAATTCATCTTCTACAGTTTCCTTGGGTGGATATGGGAATCCATCTATTGTACTGTCAAAGAAAAGAAATGGGCTGACAGAGGTTTCTTATTCGGTCCGATATGTCCGATCTACGGCTCCTGTGTAGTTGTTACTTCGATAGTTTTCAGCTTGATCCCCGCTCTTTCTGACCCCTCTTTTCCAATTTGGGGAACCTTTATCATATGTTACCTGGGTAGTGCTGTTGCTGAATTTGGAACCTCCTGGGTTCTGGAGAAAAGATTCCACGCCAGATGGTGGGATTACAGTCATATGCCCCTCAACATTCAGGGAAGAATCTGCGTTCCTATCAGCTGTGCCTTTGGAATTGCCGGCGTTCTGATCGTTAAATATCTGATTCCATTTGTTACAGATACAAGAAGCTTTTTTAACCCCTATGTCACAATATTCTTTTCACTTATTCTTGCTATGATATTTGGTGCAGATTTTGCACTTACAGAAGCCAGCCTTTCAGCTCTTCTCAAAAATGTAGAAGAAATACACCAGGAATTTAATGAAAGAGCTCAAGGCAACTACGAAAAAATTGCCTATTACTCCGCAAGGCTGTCTCTTAATCAAAAGCGTATTCTTGGAAATATGAAAAAATATATTCCTGAAAAGAGACTATCTATTGAACTTGCAGAGAGTAAACGCAAGCTCATAGAACATATGAAATCTCGGCTATAA
- a CDS encoding ATP-binding protein, protein MSVIDFIFSRQVPLGMLCAAFLFMPWNKKKSNFYPRLLIGVFAFFAISEVCTRVNIENKVRLLIYTILLFVLFWLCYEGSYIHYIFYTTCAYAVQHISSKLTYMIAVPISIKFDVSGYPFYTSILLITSALVALIVYIKYTQPFARQGELQFDNVKIVMYSGLFLVAAVYLSVFLEDGFDQASASYLTSYVCLNAFCILFALAILALEYTNFNTKQLEQENQILAQLLESDKHQYEQAKKDMEKINIRYHDIKQQYSKATDEERSKLEEEMAELNLRYFTGNKAVDITLTQKSAICNAAGIQLVCSADGSCLERMKHYHIYSMLGNALDNAIECLEQVSDPEKKVITLDIHKDKNMAVIRVENYTPNRPLFKDGNLLTTKADEHDHGYGVKSIQNTAEIYGGIAHIFVENEIFYLLITIPCSENLTLNEA, encoded by the coding sequence ATGTCAGTAATAGATTTTATTTTTTCAAGGCAGGTTCCACTTGGCATGTTGTGTGCAGCTTTTTTATTTATGCCCTGGAACAAGAAAAAAAGCAATTTTTACCCGAGGCTGTTAATTGGAGTATTTGCCTTTTTTGCTATCTCGGAAGTCTGTACGAGAGTAAATATAGAGAACAAGGTAAGGCTTCTGATATATACAATACTTCTGTTTGTGCTGTTTTGGCTATGTTATGAAGGAAGCTATATTCACTATATTTTCTATACGACTTGTGCCTATGCAGTACAACATATCTCAAGCAAGCTCACATATATGATAGCTGTGCCGATTTCCATTAAGTTTGATGTTTCAGGATATCCCTTTTATACATCAATTCTGCTGATCACTTCAGCCCTGGTGGCGCTTATAGTCTATATCAAATATACACAGCCCTTTGCCAGACAGGGAGAGCTTCAATTTGATAATGTCAAAATAGTAATGTATTCAGGACTATTTCTCGTTGCGGCAGTTTACCTCAGTGTGTTTCTGGAGGACGGATTTGACCAGGCATCGGCGTCTTATCTGACCAGTTATGTATGCCTGAATGCCTTTTGTATCCTTTTTGCTCTGGCTATTCTGGCGCTTGAGTATACTAACTTTAATACCAAGCAGCTTGAGCAGGAAAACCAGATATTGGCGCAACTGTTGGAATCAGACAAACATCAATACGAGCAGGCCAAGAAGGATATGGAGAAGATCAATATCCGCTATCATGATATTAAACAGCAGTATTCCAAGGCGACCGATGAGGAACGCAGCAAATTGGAAGAGGAGATGGCAGAACTGAATCTTAGGTACTTTACAGGTAATAAGGCTGTTGATATTACTCTGACCCAGAAATCTGCAATCTGTAACGCGGCAGGAATCCAGCTGGTGTGCTCTGCTGATGGAAGTTGTCTTGAGCGTATGAAGCACTATCACATTTATTCTATGCTTGGAAACGCTCTTGATAATGCAATAGAGTGCCTGGAACAGGTGTCAGATCCGGAGAAAAAAGTTATCACTTTGGATATCCATAAGGATAAAAACATGGCAGTTATCAGGGTTGAGAACTATACACCCAACCGACCGTTATTTAAAGATGGAAATCTCCTTACAACCAAGGCAGATGAGCATGATCATGGGTATGGTGTGAAAAGTATACAAAACACGGCAGAGATTTATGGTGGAATTGCACATATATTTGTTGAAAATGAAATATTCTACCTGCTAATTACCATTCCTTGTAGTGAAAATTTAACACTAAATGAAGCCTGA